GTCGAGGCGACCCAGGAGCTGCAGGCCGCCGCGTCCGGCGAGAGCGCACTGCGCGGCAAGCTGCGGCTCGGCGTGATCGAGACCGTCGTGCACAGCTGGCTGCCGCACTACATGCGGCGGCTCGCGGCCGACTATCCGCAGCTCGAGATCGACCTGACCGTCGACGTCAGCGTCGTGCTGCAACGCCGGCTGATGGCGGGCGAGCTCGACCTGATCATCCGCGTGGAAGGCAGCGACGAGGCGTCGGTCGTGTGCGATGCGCTCGCGAACTATCCGGTGCGCTGGATCGCGCGCGCGGGGCTGCTGCCGAACACGCGCACGGGGCTGGCGCGGCAGGTGCTGCGCCAGCCGATTCTCACCTACGGGCGCGGTACGGCGCCCCATCGTGCGCTCGAGGATATCGTCCGCACGCTCGCGCACGCGCACGGCGTGCCGCTGTCGGACACGCGCATCACCGGGTCGCCGTCGATCTCGGTGATCGTGCAGCTCGTGCGCGACGGATTTGGCGTGGCGGCGATTCCGGTGCTGTTCGTCGATGCGTTGATCGAAAGCGGTGAAGTCGTGGAGCTGCCGCTACAGCCGTCGCCGCCGTCGATCGTCGTGTCGATGTCGCGACGAGCCGATGCGCCGCGGTTCGTGCATGGCGCGTCGATTGCGGCGCGGGCCGCATGTCACGAGTATTGCGAGAAGAGCAAGCGGTTGCTGGTCGAAGCGCTTTGATGCGGTGCGGGCCGGTGGATGGCGAGGTCGGGCATCCGGCACGCATTCGACATCGCCGCGCGAATCGCCCACAATCCCCAGCGACGCGTGGCCGCCACGCGTCGTGAATGCCGGCACGGCCGTCCGGCATTGACCGCTTCGCACGCCCCTGCACAACAAGAAGGCAACATGCAGACACGCACCGCTTCCGCTCGCCTGAACCTCGCGCGCGCCGTCATCGTCGCGCTGTACGTCGTGTCACTGCTGCTGCCGGTCGCCGCCGAACCGCCGAATGCGGCCGGCGCCGTGACCTGGCTGCGCGGTTATATGGTGCTCGCGATCGGCCCGCTCGCAATCCTCGACCTGCAATTTGCGTGGCTCGGCAACCCGCTGCTGCTCGTTGCGCTGATCAAGCCGAACCGAATCGTGTCCGCGCTGATTGCGGTGGCCGTGGTGTTCGCGCTCGGATGGCACACGATCCCGACCGGCCCGGACTTCAAGCCGATCCACGCGTTCGGCATCGGGTACTACCTGTGGATGGCAGCGATGGTCGGCGGCGCCGCGTTGCCGTGGATCGGT
This window of the Burkholderia lata genome carries:
- a CDS encoding LysR family transcriptional regulator — translated: MNTRFLETFVTLAKLRNFRTTAAALHATPAAISQRLKALEDELQTVLVDRDSREFRLTPNGEYLLGYAKAVVEATQELQAAASGESALRGKLRLGVIETVVHSWLPHYMRRLAADYPQLEIDLTVDVSVVLQRRLMAGELDLIIRVEGSDEASVVCDALANYPVRWIARAGLLPNTRTGLARQVLRQPILTYGRGTAPHRALEDIVRTLAHAHGVPLSDTRITGSPSISVIVQLVRDGFGVAAIPVLFVDALIESGEVVELPLQPSPPSIVVSMSRRADAPRFVHGASIAARAACHEYCEKSKRLLVEAL